The Caldicellulosiruptor acetigenus DNA window ATGGTTGACTATGATGTGAACGAAGTGTGGGAAAAGATAAAGGAGGTCATTAAAAAAGAGTTAAATCCAAGCCCGACTGATATATCGTACAATACCTGGTTTGAGTCACTCGTGCCAGTGTGTTTTGACGATAACGACACTCTAATCCTGCGGGCGTTTGCAGATTTCCACAGGGATATTGTTATCAACAGGTATTCTATTTTAATTCTAAACGCTTTAAGAGATCTTTTCTCACCTCACTTAAGCTTGAAAGTAATCCTTCCCAACGAGGTGGAAAAGTACAAAAAGTTCTTAAAGCAAAAACAAGATGAAAAGCCAGAGATAACAACATCGCTCAATCCAAAGTACACATTCGAAACATTTGTTGTGGGGAACAACAACAGGCTTGCACATGCCGCAGCTTTGGCTGTTGCAGAAACACCACCGGGCGAGAGGACTTACAACCCACTTTTTATCTACGGCGGTGTTGGGCTTGGAAAGACGCATCTTATGCATGCAATCGGCCATCATGTGCTAAAGCTTTATCCCGGCACAAAGGTGATGTATGTTACGTCAGAGATATTCACAAACGAGCTGATTGCCGCAATAAGAGATGAAAAGACAGACGAGTTTAGGCTCAAGTACAGAAACGTCGACGTGCTTTTAATTGATGACATTCAGTTTTTAGGCGGAAAGGAAAGAACCCAAGAAGAGTTTTTCCACACATTCAATACGCTGTATGAGGCAAACAAGAAGATAATACTTTCATCAGACAGGCCACCAAAAGAGATAAACACATTAGAAGACAGGCTCCGCTCTCGCTTTGAATGGGGGCTTATAACAGACATCCAACCGCCAGACTTTGAGACGCGAATAGCAATTTTGAGCAAAAAATGCCAGCTTGAAGGAACACCGGTACCACAGCACATTTTGGAGTTTATTGCATCAAAGATTGAAACAAACATAAGAGAGCTTGAAGGTGCTCTCAACAAAATCCTTGCATACTCAAAGCTCATGGCACCTGACAAGGAGATAACATTAGAGCTTGCTGAAAAGGCTTTGAAAGAGTTTATCGACACAAACACAAAAAAAGAGCTCACAATAGAGGACATCCAGGCAGAGGTTGCAAGCTATTTTGGAATAAAGCTTGAAGATTTTAAATCGTCAAGAAGGTCAAGAAATGTCGCCTTTCCGCGCCAGATAGCTATGTATTTAGCAAGGGAACTTACAAACGTGTCGCTTCCTAAAATAGGCGAGGCGTTTGGCGGAAAAGACCACACAACAGTACTTCACGCCTGTGAAAAAATTAAGGAACTTATCAACACAGATTCAAACACAAGAAACGCTGTGGAAACCATCAAAAAAAGACTTATCAACAGAGAATAATAACATGTGGATAACTTTGTGTGAATTTTGATTTTCACATGTGAATTTGGTTGAAAACTTAAAACTTTATCAACAGGGATATTTACAGCCAAAAGCCCAAGTTTGACAAGCTTTTGAGCATGTTATTAACTTATCCACAGCTATTACTGTGAGTGCTACTGAGAAGTTTATTTGGTGGTACGCTTTTAAAACCCCCACATGAAAAAAGGAGGGAAGAATATGAGGTTTGTTGTGGATAAAGACATTTTACAAGACAATATTTCCAAGGTAATACCTGCTGCAGCGTCAACAAAGGTAACATCAATTTTAGAGTGTGTACTGATTGAGGCTGAAGACAGCATAGTATTTACAACAAACGATATGAAGATGCAGATGCAAACAGAGTTTGAAGCAGAGATTTTAGAAAGAGGAGCTGCACTGGTTAAAGCTAAGCTGTTTTCTGACATAGTTAAAAAACTACCAAGCGGTGAGGTTGAGGTTATAAGAGAGGACAATGAGGTTAAAATAAGAAGCCAGAAGATAGAGTTTAGACTTCCTACACTTGACCCGCTCGACTTTCCAAAGATGGAGAAAAAGCCAAGCGAAAGCTTCTGCGAGTTTGTTGCAAGCGAGTTTGTTGATGGCGTTGACAAGGTGATATTTGCAACGTCAAAGGATGAGACAAGACCAACGTTTACAGGCGTGCTCTTTGAAAAAGAAGAAGATGATTTTGTAAACCTTGTTGGAATGGACGGGCACAGGCTTGCAATATGCAAGATAAAACCAATTGCAGTTGAAGGCAGCTTTTCAAAAATTGTGCCTGCAGAGAACTTGGATGACATTACAAAGATAGTTGACATTGAAGAGGCAGAAAAGGTAAGAGTATCGTTTTTTGAGAACCAGGCAACATTTGAGATAGGCTCAACAACTGTGATACTTACCCTCATTGCCGGCAAGTTTTTTGACTACAAAGGTGCAATCCCGACAGAGTATTCAACCAAAATTTCAATTTCGTCAGACGTTTTAGAAAGCACGCT harbors:
- the dnaN gene encoding DNA polymerase III subunit beta, yielding MRFVVDKDILQDNISKVIPAAASTKVTSILECVLIEAEDSIVFTTNDMKMQMQTEFEAEILERGAALVKAKLFSDIVKKLPSGEVEVIREDNEVKIRSQKIEFRLPTLDPLDFPKMEKKPSESFCEFVASEFVDGVDKVIFATSKDETRPTFTGVLFEKEEDDFVNLVGMDGHRLAICKIKPIAVEGSFSKIVPAENLDDITKIVDIEEAEKVRVSFFENQATFEIGSTTVILTLIAGKFFDYKGAIPTEYSTKISISSDVLESTLERASIVSKDEKTNIQAVIFETNGMMFTVRSMSADGRYEEDVLCSVEGKDIRVGFNVKYFLDVLKELDGEINLFITSQTSPSIVQKPDDPNYIYLVLPIKMPE
- the dnaA gene encoding chromosomal replication initiator protein DnaA encodes the protein MVDYDVNEVWEKIKEVIKKELNPSPTDISYNTWFESLVPVCFDDNDTLILRAFADFHRDIVINRYSILILNALRDLFSPHLSLKVILPNEVEKYKKFLKQKQDEKPEITTSLNPKYTFETFVVGNNNRLAHAAALAVAETPPGERTYNPLFIYGGVGLGKTHLMHAIGHHVLKLYPGTKVMYVTSEIFTNELIAAIRDEKTDEFRLKYRNVDVLLIDDIQFLGGKERTQEEFFHTFNTLYEANKKIILSSDRPPKEINTLEDRLRSRFEWGLITDIQPPDFETRIAILSKKCQLEGTPVPQHILEFIASKIETNIRELEGALNKILAYSKLMAPDKEITLELAEKALKEFIDTNTKKELTIEDIQAEVASYFGIKLEDFKSSRRSRNVAFPRQIAMYLARELTNVSLPKIGEAFGGKDHTTVLHACEKIKELINTDSNTRNAVETIKKRLINRE